Proteins encoded in a region of the Streptomyces sp. NBC_01298 genome:
- a CDS encoding HAMP domain-containing sensor histidine kinase produces the protein MRRSLAGVALAVTSMVALSFLIPLAALVMSLVKEQSVTAAEQRAAALAPVLALTTDPSALRESAASLDAAEYVVVHLPDEPALGASRAPAALLERAQRGRESISQRMPDGWICLQPVVLPGDQVAVIENFVPEEELTRGVTASWTVMLLLAVGLVGGSVLVADRLGAKVVRSSKRLAHASQALGRGNLDARVDPMGPRELREAGIAFNTMAHRMTELLAVERELVADLSHRLRTPLTALHLATERMAGSPESARVEAAVCALETELRAIITAARTPLAVGPMGQGMLGPETGGAHRATSPAPAGPRCEAADVVRRRTAFWAVLAEQQDRPCSLDLTQEPAAVGLSEDDVAAVVDALIGNVFRHTAPGTAFAVRVARTAQAVELVVEDEGPGIPEPDQALSRGSSTGSSGLGLDIARRAGSVTGGSVRIARGPRGGARITVVFGLAAPLPSGRASRGSRRRTGWPRGR, from the coding sequence GTGAGACGCTCGCTCGCCGGAGTGGCGCTCGCCGTCACGTCCATGGTCGCCCTCTCCTTCCTCATACCGCTGGCCGCCCTGGTGATGTCGCTCGTCAAGGAGCAGAGCGTCACCGCGGCCGAGCAGCGGGCCGCCGCCCTGGCCCCCGTACTGGCACTGACCACGGATCCGTCCGCCCTGCGGGAATCCGCGGCCAGCCTGGACGCGGCCGAGTACGTGGTCGTGCACCTGCCGGACGAGCCCGCCCTCGGCGCCTCCCGCGCCCCGGCGGCCCTGCTCGAACGGGCCCAGCGGGGACGCGAGTCCATCTCCCAGCGGATGCCCGACGGGTGGATCTGCCTGCAGCCGGTCGTACTGCCCGGGGACCAGGTCGCCGTCATCGAGAACTTCGTCCCCGAAGAGGAGCTGACCCGCGGGGTCACGGCCTCCTGGACGGTCATGCTCCTCCTCGCCGTCGGACTGGTCGGCGGGTCCGTCCTGGTCGCCGACCGCCTCGGCGCGAAGGTCGTCAGGTCCTCCAAGAGGCTCGCCCACGCCTCCCAGGCCCTGGGCCGGGGCAATCTGGACGCCCGCGTGGACCCCATGGGACCCAGGGAACTGCGCGAGGCGGGCATCGCCTTCAACACCATGGCCCACCGGATGACCGAACTGCTCGCCGTCGAACGCGAACTGGTCGCCGACCTGTCCCACCGGCTGCGCACCCCGCTGACCGCCCTGCACCTGGCAACGGAACGCATGGCCGGCTCACCGGAGTCGGCCAGGGTCGAGGCCGCCGTGTGCGCCCTGGAGACGGAACTCCGGGCCATCATCACCGCGGCCCGCACCCCGCTCGCCGTGGGCCCGATGGGGCAGGGCATGCTCGGCCCGGAAACGGGCGGGGCACACCGCGCCACGAGTCCCGCACCGGCCGGACCCCGCTGCGAGGCCGCGGACGTCGTGCGCCGGCGGACCGCCTTCTGGGCGGTTCTGGCGGAGCAGCAGGACCGCCCCTGCTCCCTCGACCTCACCCAGGAGCCCGCGGCCGTCGGCCTCTCCGAGGACGACGTCGCCGCCGTGGTGGACGCGCTCATCGGCAACGTCTTCCGGCACACCGCGCCCGGCACCGCGTTCGCCGTCCGTGTCGCCCGTACCGCCCAGGCCGTGGAACTGGTCGTGGAGGACGAGGGCCCCGGCATCCCCGAACCGGACCAGGCACTCTCCCGCGGAAGCAGCACCGGTTCCTCGGGGCTCGGCCTCGACATCGCCCGCAGGGCCGGGTCCGTCACCGGCGGCTCGGTGCGCATCGCCCGCGGGCCCCGCGGCGGCGCCCGGATCACCGTGGTCTTCGGCCTGGCCGCACCCCTGCCGTCCGGGCGTGCGTCGCGCGGCTCCCGGCGGCGTACGGGATGGCCGCGCGGCCGGTGA
- a CDS encoding acyl-CoA dehydrogenase family protein → MDFRLTARQEELRDSARALTGFITKYELDCEENNGLPPQAHTEIRDAVLDSGLQAVNMPVEWGGAGLSILEQVTVQAELGRLTGALWDMVWRPANALSFCTPEQRERYLVPVIRGRRRDCYAVSEPEAGSDPQSLRTTATRTGDGGWVLNGEKWFVTVGDHADFMIVLAAAGEERAPTLFLVDKDTPGIEMTRVPRWMHTFVYEHPEFTFTDVRLPADAVLGEVGTGYDITRSWFTEERLMIAARTIGAAERALELARDWAVERRQFGSPIADFQLIQGMLADCAVDIAVNRAYTHQVAWEADEGVLDRKTLHAKAAIAKLSASEASGRVIDRCLQIFGGRGYDRSYPVERLYRELRVDRIWEGTSEIQRLIIAGELVKRGTGVLRMPSAV, encoded by the coding sequence ATGGACTTCCGCCTCACCGCCCGTCAGGAAGAGCTCCGCGACTCGGCGCGCGCCCTCACCGGCTTCATCACGAAGTACGAGCTCGACTGCGAGGAGAACAACGGGCTGCCCCCGCAGGCCCACACCGAGATCCGCGACGCCGTCCTCGACAGCGGACTCCAGGCCGTCAACATGCCCGTGGAATGGGGCGGCGCCGGCCTGAGCATCCTGGAGCAGGTCACCGTCCAGGCCGAACTGGGACGGCTCACCGGCGCCCTGTGGGACATGGTGTGGCGTCCCGCCAACGCCCTGTCCTTCTGCACGCCGGAGCAGCGCGAGCGCTACCTCGTCCCGGTGATCCGGGGACGGCGCCGCGACTGCTACGCGGTGAGCGAGCCCGAGGCGGGCTCGGACCCGCAGAGCCTGCGGACCACGGCGACGCGGACCGGGGACGGCGGCTGGGTGCTGAACGGCGAGAAGTGGTTCGTCACCGTGGGCGACCACGCCGACTTCATGATCGTGCTCGCGGCCGCCGGGGAGGAGCGGGCACCGACCCTGTTCCTCGTCGACAAGGACACCCCGGGCATCGAGATGACCCGGGTGCCCCGCTGGATGCACACCTTCGTCTACGAGCACCCCGAGTTCACCTTCACCGATGTCCGCCTGCCCGCGGACGCCGTGCTGGGGGAAGTGGGCACCGGCTACGACATCACCCGCTCCTGGTTCACCGAGGAACGGCTGATGATCGCCGCACGCACGATCGGAGCGGCGGAGCGGGCCCTGGAACTCGCCCGCGACTGGGCGGTCGAGCGCCGCCAGTTCGGCTCCCCCATCGCCGACTTCCAGCTGATCCAGGGCATGCTCGCCGACTGCGCCGTAGACATCGCCGTCAACCGCGCCTACACCCACCAGGTCGCCTGGGAGGCCGACGAAGGCGTCCTCGACCGCAAGACGCTGCACGCGAAGGCCGCCATCGCCAAGCTGTCGGCGAGCGAGGCGTCCGGCCGGGTCATCGACCGCTGCCTGCAGATCTTCGGCGGCCGCGGCTACGACCGCTCGTACCCCGTCGAGCGGCTCTACCGCGAACTGCGCGTGGACCGGATCTGGGAGGGCACCTCCGAGATCCAGCGCCTGATCATCGCGGGCGAACTCGTCAAGCGCGGCACGGGCGTGCTGCGGATGCCGTCGGCCGTGTGA
- a CDS encoding TetR/AcrR family transcriptional regulator, translated as MTKAERALETRERILTAACEVIADIGFEHVSMRKVAEHAGVSKALLHYHFDTREKLFAEAMTHSFAKTGTDTGSEDASLPAAAVLARIVRSMLPTDAELRQDWKLWQELWVRALRDAAARDLAVDLYDQLHAWVAGVVERGIASGEFTDCDVAEVGTLVLALCDGLGNRLMLEDPRIDLATAQSTIWRAIAPALGIAPVFPEVAPEVPPAV; from the coding sequence GTGACCAAGGCCGAGCGGGCACTCGAAACGCGTGAGCGAATCCTCACGGCCGCGTGCGAAGTGATCGCCGACATCGGCTTCGAGCACGTCAGCATGCGCAAGGTCGCCGAGCACGCGGGTGTCTCGAAGGCCCTGCTCCACTACCACTTCGACACCCGCGAGAAGCTCTTCGCCGAGGCGATGACGCACTCTTTCGCCAAGACCGGCACGGACACCGGCAGCGAGGACGCTTCGCTCCCGGCCGCCGCCGTCCTGGCGCGGATCGTACGGAGCATGCTGCCCACGGACGCCGAACTCCGCCAGGACTGGAAGCTCTGGCAGGAGCTGTGGGTGCGCGCCCTGCGCGACGCGGCGGCCCGGGACCTCGCCGTCGACCTGTACGACCAGCTGCACGCGTGGGTCGCCGGGGTCGTGGAACGGGGCATCGCTTCCGGAGAGTTCACCGACTGCGACGTCGCCGAGGTGGGCACGCTGGTGCTGGCCCTGTGCGACGGCCTCGGCAACCGGCTGATGCTGGAGGACCCCCGGATCGACCTCGCCACGGCTCAGTCGACGATCTGGCGGGCGATCGCGCCGGCCCTCGGGATCGCCCCCGTCTTCCCCGAGGTCGCGCCGGAGGTCCCCCCGGCAGTCTGA
- a CDS encoding 3-hydroxybutyryl-CoA dehydrogenase: protein MADVERVGIVGCGLMGSGIAEVCARAGRDVVVVESNRRAADAGLERITRSLARATAAGKLTTADREAALGRIVMTTDMDRMTDRDLVVEAVAEDERAKLEVFARLDRTVGRGDAVLATNTSSIAVIRLAAATSRPEQVVGLHFFNPVPVLPLVELVPSLLTSAETVRRAGEFAADVLGKQVVHAEDRAGFVVNALLVPYLLAAVRMAASRTASAEDIDRGMTLGCAHPLGPLALADLIGLDTVQAIARSMYAEYREPLYAPPPLLARMVDAGLLGRKTGRGFHTYS, encoded by the coding sequence ATGGCCGATGTCGAACGCGTCGGGATCGTGGGGTGCGGCCTGATGGGCTCCGGGATCGCCGAGGTCTGCGCCCGCGCCGGGCGGGACGTCGTGGTGGTGGAGTCGAACCGGAGGGCCGCGGACGCCGGCCTGGAGCGGATCACCCGCTCCCTGGCCCGCGCCACGGCCGCCGGAAAGCTCACCACCGCGGACCGCGAAGCCGCTCTGGGCCGGATCGTGATGACCACGGACATGGACCGGATGACCGACCGGGACCTCGTGGTCGAAGCGGTGGCCGAGGACGAGCGGGCGAAGCTGGAGGTCTTCGCCCGGCTCGACCGGACCGTCGGGCGCGGGGACGCGGTCCTCGCGACGAACACCTCCTCCATCGCGGTCATCCGGCTGGCGGCGGCAACGTCCCGGCCGGAGCAGGTCGTCGGCCTCCACTTCTTCAATCCCGTCCCGGTGCTTCCCCTGGTCGAGCTGGTGCCCTCCCTGCTCACCTCCGCGGAGACCGTCCGGCGCGCCGGGGAGTTCGCCGCCGACGTGCTGGGCAAGCAGGTGGTCCACGCCGAGGACCGGGCAGGGTTCGTGGTGAACGCGCTCCTCGTCCCGTACCTGCTGGCCGCCGTCCGGATGGCCGCATCGCGGACCGCTTCGGCCGAGGACATCGACCGGGGCATGACCCTGGGCTGCGCGCACCCGCTCGGGCCGCTGGCCCTGGCCGACCTCATCGGACTGGACACCGTCCAGGCGATCGCCCGGTCGATGTACGCGGAGTACCGGGAGCCGCTGTACGCACCGCCGCCCTTGCTGGCGCGGATGGTGGACGCGGGCCTGCTCGGCCGCAAGACGGGCCGGGGCTTCCACACCTATTCATGA
- a CDS encoding aromatic ring-hydroxylating oxygenase subunit alpha: MHSRAPERPPADQPVPHLPGPALSARYYTDPDIAAEEIRLVFAKSWQLVCHESDLPNPGARLAATVAGREVLVVRTEDGALAAHLNVCRHRGTRLVTAPEPAGKAIRCPYHGWTYRLDGSLVGAPEARQIPCLDKPALGLFPARVESFLGFVFVNLDLDAVPLAEQCAGLAEAVGHYAGAGLVPVGRARIHDLAAAEVQEANWKVTVDNYLEGYHVPVAHPGLMRLLDYQGYTCEIEGSYALFASPLRDKPSSNWAERLYQRIAAPMPGLTEADRRVWRYAVIYPNTLIDFYPDHVLAWTAIPTAVDRVAVPGAFYTRRGTSLRTRIARRLNIHIGWITNDEDVELVARVQKGLSTPGFEPGPLSRRESAVGWFAGRIRAELDAVADPDTADAEH; this comes from the coding sequence ATGCACTCCAGAGCACCCGAAAGGCCCCCGGCCGACCAGCCGGTCCCGCACCTCCCCGGGCCCGCCCTGTCGGCCCGCTACTACACCGATCCCGACATCGCCGCCGAGGAGATCCGGCTCGTCTTCGCCAAGTCCTGGCAGCTCGTCTGCCACGAGTCCGACCTGCCGAACCCGGGCGCCCGGCTCGCCGCCACCGTGGCCGGCCGCGAGGTGCTCGTCGTCCGTACCGAGGACGGTGCCCTCGCCGCCCACCTCAACGTGTGCCGCCACCGAGGAACGCGCCTGGTCACCGCCCCCGAACCGGCCGGCAAAGCGATCCGCTGCCCTTACCACGGCTGGACCTACCGCCTCGACGGAAGCCTGGTCGGAGCCCCGGAGGCACGGCAGATCCCCTGCCTCGACAAGCCCGCGCTCGGCCTGTTCCCGGCCCGAGTCGAATCGTTCCTCGGCTTCGTCTTCGTCAACCTCGACCTCGATGCGGTACCCCTGGCCGAGCAGTGCGCCGGGCTCGCGGAGGCCGTCGGCCACTACGCCGGGGCCGGCCTGGTGCCGGTCGGCCGCGCCCGGATCCACGACCTGGCCGCGGCCGAGGTGCAGGAGGCCAACTGGAAGGTGACGGTCGACAATTACCTGGAGGGCTACCACGTACCGGTGGCCCACCCGGGACTGATGCGGCTGCTCGACTACCAGGGCTACACCTGCGAGATCGAGGGGTCCTACGCGCTGTTCGCCTCGCCCCTGCGGGACAAGCCGTCCTCGAACTGGGCCGAACGCCTCTACCAGCGCATCGCCGCACCCATGCCCGGCCTCACCGAAGCCGACCGGCGGGTCTGGCGGTACGCGGTCATCTACCCGAACACCCTCATCGACTTCTACCCCGACCACGTCCTGGCCTGGACCGCGATCCCGACGGCGGTGGACCGGGTGGCGGTCCCCGGCGCGTTCTACACCCGCCGCGGTACGAGCCTGCGCACCCGCATCGCCCGCCGCCTGAACATCCACATCGGCTGGATCACCAACGACGAGGACGTCGAGCTGGTCGCCCGCGTGCAGAAGGGGCTCTCCACCCCCGGTTTCGAGCCCGGCCCGCTGTCCCGCCGCGAGTCGGCGGTCGGCTGGTTCGCCGGCCGTATCCGAGCGGAGCTGGACGCCGTCGCGGATCCCGACACGGCCGACGCCGAGCACTGA
- a CDS encoding ferredoxin, giving the protein MNLLLDSTRCQGYGLCQEHAPHLVELDEWGYAKVIAVAVPPGAEEAARDCAASCPNSALRVEK; this is encoded by the coding sequence GTGAACCTCCTGCTGGACTCCACCCGCTGCCAGGGCTACGGACTGTGCCAGGAACACGCACCCCACCTGGTCGAACTCGACGAGTGGGGCTACGCGAAGGTCATCGCCGTCGCCGTCCCGCCCGGCGCCGAGGAAGCGGCGCGCGACTGCGCCGCGAGCTGCCCCAACTCCGCGCTCCGAGTGGAGAAGTGA
- a CDS encoding NADH-ubiquinone oxidoreductase-F iron-sulfur binding region domain-containing protein, with amino-acid sequence MTAIRLPAGQPPGSVLGAAPGAPEGVEAYLATGGYAEATGPDELLGHLASSGLRGRGGAGFPAAVKLRAVRERGGVPVVVANGEEGEPGSVKDRWLLRARPHLVLDGLARAAAVTGAVRGYVYLSDPVAADRVRRALAEREPDLPVEVVETAHTYVAGEESAVVRRIDGGPALPTAKPPRPFERGVGGAPTLVSNVETLARIALIATSPGLRQSIARSTLVTLSGGGAAPVLTEVPYGVPLRELAAALGVPDAAGALMGGLFGGFIDARALDLPLEPGALTAAGTALGCGAIRFLAAGACPVSTAADAVGHLAAQSARQCGVCVSGTAAVRDAVYALATGTAGPDTLLHLDRWSRGLPGRGACGLLDAAAGIAGSLLRSFPEPVRSHLRGPCPGCAAVSSPAGGQGRRLTVAVPEITGTAVGDRTVPRSPVLKGTP; translated from the coding sequence ATGACCGCGATTCGACTCCCTGCGGGGCAGCCACCGGGTTCCGTACTCGGAGCCGCTCCGGGCGCGCCGGAAGGCGTCGAGGCGTACCTCGCCACCGGCGGCTACGCCGAAGCCACCGGCCCGGACGAGCTGCTGGGCCACCTCGCCTCATCCGGTCTGCGCGGGCGCGGCGGGGCCGGCTTCCCGGCCGCCGTCAAGCTGCGTGCCGTCCGCGAGCGCGGCGGCGTCCCGGTGGTGGTGGCGAACGGCGAGGAGGGCGAGCCCGGCTCGGTCAAGGACCGCTGGCTGCTGCGGGCCAGGCCCCATCTGGTCCTCGACGGCCTCGCCCGCGCCGCCGCGGTCACCGGCGCCGTACGCGGCTACGTCTACCTCTCGGACCCGGTGGCCGCCGACCGCGTCCGCCGGGCCCTAGCCGAACGGGAGCCGGACCTTCCCGTCGAGGTCGTCGAGACCGCGCACACCTACGTCGCCGGGGAGGAGAGCGCGGTCGTCCGCCGGATCGACGGCGGGCCGGCCCTGCCCACCGCCAAGCCTCCCCGCCCCTTCGAGCGCGGCGTCGGCGGCGCGCCGACCCTCGTCTCCAACGTCGAGACCCTCGCCCGAATCGCCCTCATCGCCACCAGCCCCGGCCTGCGGCAGTCGATCGCCCGCTCCACCCTGGTGACCCTGTCCGGCGGCGGCGCCGCCCCCGTCCTCACCGAGGTCCCCTACGGCGTCCCCCTGCGTGAACTGGCCGCCGCTCTCGGCGTCCCGGACGCGGCCGGGGCCCTGATGGGCGGACTGTTCGGCGGGTTCATCGACGCCCGCGCCCTGGATCTCCCCCTCGAACCCGGCGCGCTCACCGCGGCGGGCACGGCACTGGGCTGCGGGGCGATCCGCTTCCTCGCCGCCGGAGCCTGCCCGGTGAGCACCGCCGCCGATGCCGTCGGCCACCTCGCGGCGCAGAGCGCACGGCAGTGCGGGGTCTGCGTCTCGGGCACCGCGGCCGTCCGCGACGCCGTGTACGCCCTCGCCACGGGGACCGCCGGCCCCGACACCCTCCTCCACCTGGACCGGTGGTCGCGGGGCCTGCCCGGGCGCGGCGCGTGCGGCCTGCTCGACGCCGCCGCGGGCATCGCCGGGAGCCTGCTGCGCTCCTTCCCCGAACCCGTCCGGTCCCACCTGCGCGGGCCCTGCCCCGGCTGCGCCGCCGTCTCCTCCCCCGCGGGCGGTCAAGGGCGCCGCCTCACCGTGGCCGTACCGGAGATCACCGGCACGGCCGTGGGCGACAGGACCGTACCCCGCTCGCCCGTGCTGAAAGGAACACCGTGA
- a CDS encoding acyl-CoA dehydrogenase family protein, translating to MDFRYTPEQADLKARAAAYAHLLMGYEEQSEEAGGPLPAETVRELTRAAMDAGVYAINMPAAWGGAGLSLLDQVIVEEEFGKVTNCLWDIPWRPANVLAHGTGAQREKYLLPVIRGERFDAFAVTEPGAGSDPGSCTSTATRTAGGWLLNGEKWFVTCGDIADFLLVQADAGPERAATLFFVDKGAAGVEMTRVPRFMHSAVNGHPEFTFTDVFVADEDVLGGVGNGYELTKEWFTDERLMIAARTVGAAERALELARDWAVGRRQFGSPIADFQLIQGMLADCAVDIAVNRAYTHQVAWEADQPHTDPKTLHAKASTAKLAASEAAGRVIDRCVQIFGGRGYDRSYPVERMYRELRVDRIWEGTSEIQRLIIANELVKRGTRALALPGRS from the coding sequence GTGGACTTCCGCTACACGCCCGAGCAGGCCGACCTCAAGGCCCGCGCCGCCGCCTACGCACACCTCCTGATGGGGTACGAGGAGCAGTCCGAGGAAGCGGGCGGTCCGCTGCCCGCCGAGACGGTCCGCGAACTGACCCGCGCCGCCATGGACGCCGGCGTCTACGCGATCAACATGCCCGCCGCCTGGGGCGGGGCCGGCCTGTCCCTGCTGGACCAGGTCATCGTCGAGGAGGAGTTCGGCAAGGTCACCAACTGCCTCTGGGACATCCCCTGGCGGCCCGCGAACGTCCTCGCCCACGGCACCGGGGCGCAGCGCGAGAAGTACCTCCTGCCCGTCATCCGGGGCGAGCGGTTCGACGCGTTCGCCGTCACCGAACCGGGTGCGGGCTCGGACCCCGGCTCGTGCACGAGTACGGCGACCCGCACCGCGGGCGGCTGGCTGCTCAACGGCGAGAAGTGGTTCGTGACCTGCGGTGACATCGCCGATTTCCTGCTGGTGCAGGCCGATGCGGGCCCGGAGCGGGCCGCGACGCTGTTCTTCGTGGACAAGGGTGCGGCGGGCGTCGAGATGACGCGGGTCCCCCGGTTCATGCACTCCGCGGTGAACGGGCACCCCGAGTTCACCTTCACCGATGTCTTCGTCGCCGACGAGGACGTCCTCGGCGGTGTCGGCAACGGCTACGAGCTGACGAAGGAGTGGTTCACGGACGAGCGGCTGATGATCGCCGCCCGGACCGTCGGAGCGGCGGAGCGGGCCCTCGAACTCGCCCGCGACTGGGCCGTCGGCCGTCGCCAGTTCGGCTCCCCCATCGCCGACTTCCAGCTGATCCAGGGCATGCTCGCCGACTGCGCCGTCGACATCGCCGTCAACCGCGCCTACACCCACCAGGTCGCCTGGGAGGCCGACCAGCCGCACACCGACCCCAAGACCCTGCACGCCAAGGCGTCGACGGCGAAGCTCGCCGCGAGCGAGGCGGCGGGTCGGGTCATCGACCGGTGCGTACAGATCTTCGGCGGCCGCGGCTACGACCGCTCGTACCCCGTCGAGCGGATGTACCGCGAACTGCGCGTCGACCGGATCTGGGAGGGCACCTCCGAGATCCAGCGCCTGATCATCGCCAACGAGCTCGTCAAGCGGGGTACGCGGGCACTCGCGCTGCCCGGCCGCTCCTGA
- a CDS encoding acetate--CoA ligase family protein, whose translation MGRDLTAPRDLTALFDPRSVAVVGASDDPAKYGHAVASQALRADGRRPVHLVNRRGGTVLGRRAAPSLSAIGEPVELVVISVPGSGFEAAVEDALACGAKAIVGITAGFAEAGPAGAARQRAVVARVREAGAVLVGPNCLGVADNTTELYLASDRFAPGGTALLSQSGNLALELQLRGAPHGLGFSRFVSLGNQADVTLVDLVEDCARHEATTAIAVYAEDFGDGRAFAGAAAAAGKPVVLLTAGRGSASARSARSHTGALTTSADVVAAACRDAGVELVRTPREMTVVLAAVSSRPGPRTGGRRTAVFTDGGGHGAIAADAAEDAGLDVPELAEATQAGLRTVLWQQSAVANPVDLAGMGEQRPLSYADAVGHLLAAEEVDAVLMTGYFGGYAASEGGLGGGQAGGSVLAEGETRAAEKIVTRLAESPKPLVVQSMYPRSPSCRVLAGAGIPVFAATEDAARALSAMTRRAARSGPELAALPAAAAPLRDPGYHAVRGLLGAAGVPFPPAREVTDEAGALAAAGEFEGPYVLKALHLLHKSDAGGVALRLAGRDDLLAAYRDMRARLGPGSYSVEAMADLSDGIELIVGVNRDPRFGPVAMVGLGGVLTETLRDVAFALAPVPARRAGELLRGLRTAALLSGVRGRPAVDVAAAADVIERITTVAAAHPEIAELEVNPLLVRPGGALALDARAVLG comes from the coding sequence ATGGGACGTGATCTGACCGCTCCCCGTGATCTGACCGCTCTCTTCGACCCCCGCTCGGTCGCCGTGGTCGGTGCCAGCGACGATCCGGCCAAGTACGGCCACGCCGTGGCCTCCCAGGCGCTCCGCGCCGATGGCCGGCGCCCCGTGCACCTGGTGAACCGGCGCGGTGGCACCGTCCTCGGCAGACGGGCGGCCCCGTCCCTCTCGGCGATCGGCGAACCCGTCGAGCTGGTGGTGATCTCCGTCCCCGGCAGCGGCTTCGAAGCCGCCGTGGAGGACGCCCTGGCCTGCGGGGCGAAGGCGATCGTCGGCATCACCGCCGGCTTCGCCGAGGCCGGCCCCGCGGGAGCGGCCCGCCAGCGCGCGGTCGTCGCCAGGGTCCGGGAGGCCGGAGCCGTGCTCGTCGGGCCCAACTGCCTGGGCGTCGCGGACAACACGACCGAGCTGTACCTCGCCTCGGACCGATTCGCGCCCGGCGGCACCGCCCTGCTGAGCCAGAGCGGCAACCTCGCCCTCGAACTCCAGCTCCGCGGCGCTCCGCACGGTCTGGGCTTCTCCCGGTTCGTCTCGCTCGGCAATCAGGCCGACGTCACCCTCGTCGACCTCGTCGAGGACTGCGCCCGCCACGAGGCCACCACCGCGATCGCCGTGTACGCCGAGGACTTCGGCGACGGCAGGGCCTTCGCCGGGGCCGCCGCCGCGGCGGGCAAACCGGTGGTCCTGCTCACCGCCGGGCGCGGCTCCGCCTCGGCGCGCAGCGCCCGCTCGCACACCGGGGCGCTCACCACGTCGGCCGACGTCGTGGCCGCCGCCTGCCGCGACGCGGGAGTGGAACTGGTGCGCACGCCCAGGGAGATGACCGTCGTACTGGCCGCCGTGAGCAGTCGGCCCGGGCCTCGTACGGGAGGGCGCCGGACCGCGGTCTTCACCGACGGCGGTGGCCACGGGGCGATCGCGGCCGACGCCGCCGAGGACGCCGGGCTGGACGTGCCGGAGCTCGCGGAGGCGACCCAGGCAGGGCTGCGGACCGTGCTGTGGCAGCAGTCGGCGGTCGCCAATCCGGTCGACCTGGCGGGGATGGGCGAGCAGCGGCCCCTGTCGTACGCCGACGCGGTCGGGCACCTCCTCGCCGCCGAGGAGGTCGACGCGGTGCTGATGACGGGCTACTTCGGCGGGTACGCGGCGTCCGAGGGCGGCCTGGGCGGCGGGCAGGCGGGCGGCTCCGTGCTCGCGGAGGGTGAGACCCGGGCCGCCGAGAAGATCGTCACCCGCCTCGCGGAGTCACCCAAACCCCTGGTGGTGCAGTCGATGTATCCGCGCTCGCCGAGCTGCCGCGTCCTGGCCGGGGCCGGGATACCGGTGTTCGCCGCCACGGAGGACGCCGCCCGCGCGCTGTCGGCGATGACCCGCCGGGCGGCCCGCTCCGGCCCGGAGCTCGCCGCACTGCCCGCCGCCGCCGCGCCGCTGCGGGACCCGGGGTACCACGCGGTGCGCGGACTGCTCGGCGCCGCCGGAGTGCCGTTCCCGCCGGCCCGCGAGGTCACCGACGAGGCCGGAGCACTGGCCGCGGCCGGGGAGTTCGAGGGCCCGTACGTACTGAAGGCCCTGCACCTCCTGCACAAGTCCGACGCGGGTGGCGTGGCGCTGCGGCTGGCCGGCCGGGACGATCTCCTGGCCGCCTACCGGGACATGCGCGCCCGGCTCGGCCCCGGCTCGTACTCGGTCGAGGCGATGGCCGACCTCTCGGACGGCATCGAGCTGATCGTGGGCGTGAACCGCGACCCCCGCTTCGGACCGGTGGCCATGGTCGGGCTCGGCGGGGTCCTCACCGAGACCCTGCGCGACGTGGCCTTCGCGCTGGCGCCGGTACCGGCGCGGCGGGCCGGGGAGCTGCTGCGGGGGCTGCGGACCGCCGCCCTGCTGTCGGGTGTCCGCGGCCGGCCGGCCGTGGACGTGGCGGCCGCGGCCGACGTGATCGAACGCATCACGACCGTGGCCGCCGCGCATCCGGAGATCGCCGAGCTTGAGGTCAACCCGCTGCTGGTCCGCCCCGGCGGCGCCCTGGCGCTCGACGCACGGGCCGTCCTGGGCTGA